TGTTAGATGTCATAGACTGTTGGAGAGCATGACGCTGATGACGGTAGGAGTGTTAGATGTCATAGACTGTTGGAGAGCATGACGCTGATGACGGTAGAGCTCAGACAGCCAGTGAGCAGCCAGTAGTGTGTGAGTAGACCGTTACTgctgtggaggagagaggtggtggaaAAGATGGCGTCCGTCTTGTTTCTTGGCAACTGCATGTTACAGATGTTTCCTTCACAGCAAGCAGTGCAGACCTGGAATCAGGAATAGAGATagaatcagaatcacctttattcacCGAGTACATTAACACAGACACAGAATTTGAATACATGAAATGGTGCTTCCAGCAAAAAACTAAatcaacagacagaacacagacaaactacagacagaacacagacaaACTACAGACAGAACACATACAACCACATACAAACCacagacagactacagacagaacaCATACAACCACAGACAGAACACATACAACCACAGACATACTACAGACAGAACACATACAACCACAGATAGACTACAGACAGAACACATACAACCACAGACATGCTACAGACAGAACACATACAACCACAGACATACTACAGACAGAACACATACAACCACAGACTACAGATGGAACACAGACTATGTTTGTATGTCCAcaaacagaacacagacagaggAATTTCCAGAAAGAGATTCAAATAACTGCTGAGACGAGAACAGATTGTTATCCAAGTGAGATCATTCTAAACCAGGGCCTGGGGATTACCATGACAGTGTGGTAAATCACACCAGACACcacagagcagagagacacaTTCTGAACTGCAAATATTACTAATACAAGTTAAAATATCACCTTTCTTGTTATACATGCTGTATGTGTGTCCCCGTTGATAACTGCCCCTGGTTAGTCCCTCACCTGGTAAATTAAATGCAGTTGTACATGTAGGAGTTGCTTCAGCAGCCCGTGTCAGAAATGTAATGTTATTCAAAGGAAAGAGGCTTCTTTAATGACCTCGTATCCTTCATGGTTGTCCTGGGTGCAGCCTGTAGACAGACAGTGGGCCAGGGCCACACAGCGTTTGGTCACAGACACAGTGTTCCCCTGGACGTCCATCACATGGAGGGTGTAGCAGTACCTGGTCTCTGTCAGACACAGACACTGTCGTTAAAGGTGCAATCTGCAATATTTACAGCTGAGAGATGGATACATTTCTCCAGCGCTAAATGTCAGGGCTGCCGTTTAgctttatatattatatatgccGTTTAgctttatatattatatatgccGTTTAgctttatatattatatatgccGTTTAgctttatatattatatatgccGTTTAgctttatatattatatatgccGTTTAGCTTTATATATTGTCAAACTTGATCTAACGTTCAGACACTATGGAATCCTGAGAAATAACAGACCAATGAGCAATAAGTTGAACGATGATAAAAACACATCACTTTCACATTATTGTATGTCAGttaaaacctctaacgagcctcaaccccggatccgggatcaccccccaccccccccacactgattagcatcgctagcatagcgtcacaattaaatagtagcatctaaatatcattaaatcacaagtccaagccacctaatgaaagatacagatcttgtgaataaagccaccatttcagatttttaaaatgttttacagggaagacacaatatgtaaatctattagctaaccacgttagcaaaggacacgatttttttactcccaacagctttttcctgcgtcagtagctatcactaattcgactagataaaaatatatatagccactaaccaagaaacaacttcataatatgacagtctgataacatatttatggtatagcatagttttttttgggaaaaatgtgcatttttcaggtataaatcacagttctacattgcagctgcaatctgaaatagtgctgacccagccagaacaattacagagaccaacgtcatataacgaattactcatcttaaaacatttcagaaaaatacacagcgtacagatattgaaagcccaacatctggtgaatccaaacaatatttcagatttattaaatgttttataacgaaaacaaaatgtagcgctaaattagcatagctatacaaggcagattcggctaggcgcccacggccagttcacatgcacaacagatatgatataacatcgtaaattgggtcttactatggctgatctttcatcagaatgttgatcaaagtgtcctttgtcaagatgagtcgttggttccgttcagaaatcttcctttcccactccatttagcacaggtaccggtcgagtggcacagatctctcaaatgtaaataaattgtgacaacggaacaccgcaaaactcccaaaaaaattcaaataatctgattaaactatattgaaaaaacatacattacgatgatatggtcacatgtatcaaacaaaattcgacacggagatagttttcatccataacgccagcaaaacagtacacaatcgcagctccaactcgtgcgaatcagcaaaccggaagttgtcggtcacgccaaagaaataggtcttatttcacgtcagtaccagataaacaaagaatttctcctctgacgtcctcttgacacccagaggaaggcgaatgaggtgtgtttcgggtcatagggggcacgaccatatataggcagagctttgaagccagcataacacatcttgattttatgttcttggtcatggaaagtgctgtgaaatgacttctgtatcactcagagacaaaattgaaacggttttagaaactagagattgttttctttccaatggtattatttatatgcatgtagtaagagcaataattgaataagaggcagtttaatctgttgagcaaattatgctaatgggaaaatagcaccccctgtattctcaagaagtaaACGCAAATGTAGCTTACTTTTCAACAGCAATGTAACTAATTTCCATGAATATCATGTGTTAACAATCTTCTTCTTCCTGAAGTGAACAGTAACACTGAGAGACTGGGGGTTCAGATGCATTGATTTAAACCATTCCTCACGTTTCACGTGGTAAACTACTATTTATCATTTGTTTATAACTCAAAGAATGTGCTTTTAAGATCAAATCTTTAAGGCAACAAATAACTTCACAATGATTTCAGACATTTAGTAGACAACCATATATCTATATAAAGAAGAGAGCCTGTGGAATTATACagcctgtatgtactgtagttacatgtCCTGAAATACACTATGTTTAAGATACAGAAACCAGCAAAGAAAACATTGATAACCCTTCATTTTACAGCCTGGTATTTTCCTCTAATTTATATTTCTGCTCTGGACGGAGTCGAGAGGGTCTTAACAGGATTTGATGATAGATACAGAGCAGGCTGTAAATACCAGAAATACCTTACTGTAATTACCTCGTGGGCAGTATACGTCCGGAGCCCAGCGATTGCATTCGTAGTTGTCTGGTGCATCTTTACATGTGAAGCACTTGAACCCTCCAGGATGAGGTGTGGCTGTGGATACAAGAGGAGACAAGCTCAAGTCTATTATTAAGCATCTAGATTTAATAACATCTTTTTGGTAGATTTAATAACATGTCCCAAAATGAAAAAACACTTCACTGAATCAATACATTGTCATTACTCAATGAGCTATAGAAGAAATGCAAATTGTACAATTGACTACTAATTGTGAGTTCTTGTAGTCCTCAGCGCTACAGCGATATGTAGTCCTCAGCGATATGTAGTCCTCAGAGATACAGCGATATGTAGTCCTCAGAGCTACAGCGATATGTAGTCCTCAGCGCTACAGCGATATGTAGTCCTCAGAGCTACAGCGATATGTAGTCCTCAGCGATATGTAGTCCTCAGAGCTACAGCGATATGTAGTCCTAATCGATATGTAGTCCTCAGAGCTACAGCGATATGTAGTCCTCAGAGCTACAGCGATATGTAGTCCTCAGCGCTACAGCGATATGTAGTCCTCAGAGCTACAGCGATATGTAGTCCTCAGAGCTACAGCGATATGTAGTCCTCAGAGCTACAGCGATATGTAGTCCTCAGCGCTACAGCGATATGTAGTCCTCAGCGCTACAGCGATATGTAGTCCTCAGCGCTACAGCGATATGTAGTCCTCAGCGCTACAGCGATATGTAGTCCTCAGCGATATGTAGTCCTCAGCGCTACAGCGATATGTAGTCCTCAGCGATATGTAGTCCTCAGAGCTACAGCGATATGTAGTCCTCAGCGATATGTAGTCCTCAGAGCTACAGCGATATGTAGTCCTCAGAGCTACTGCGATATGTAGTCCTCAGCGCTACAGCGATATGTAGTCCTCAGAGCTACAGCGATATGTAGTCCTCAGCGCTACAGCGATATGTAGTCCTCAGCGATATGTAGTCCTCAGAGCTACAGCGATATGTAGTCCTAATCGATATGTAGTCCTCAGAGCTACAGCGATATGTAGTCCTCAGAGCTACAGCGATATGTAGTCCTCAGCGCTACAGCGATATGTAGTCCTCAGAGCTACAGCGATATGTAGTCCTCAGCGCTACAGCGATATGTAGTCCTCAGCGCTATGTAGTCCTCAGAGCTACAGCGATATGTAGTCCTCAGCGATATGTAGTCCTCAGAGCTACAGCGATATGTAGTCCTCAGCGATATGTAGTCCTCAGAGCTACAGCGATATGTAGTCCTCAAAGCTACAGCGATATGTAGTCCTCAGAGCTACAGCGATATGTAGTCCTCAGAGCTACTGCGATATGTAGTCCTCAGAGCTACTGCGATATGTAGTCCTCAGAGCTACAGCGATATGTAGTCCTCAG
The window above is part of the Salvelinus namaycush isolate Seneca chromosome 7, SaNama_1.0, whole genome shotgun sequence genome. Proteins encoded here:
- the LOC120050871 gene encoding ly6/PLAUR domain-containing protein 6-like, with the translated sequence MEAWPAAWVLILTLIADWLEAAQSRDFTVKDIILLHPSTTPHPGGFKCFTCKDAPDNYECNRWAPDVYCPRETRYCYTLHVMDVQGNTVSVTKRCVALAHCLSTGCTQDNHEGYEVCTACCEGNICNMQLPRNKTDAIFSTTSLLHSSNGLLTHYWLLTGCLSSTVISVMLSNSL